The Triticum aestivum cultivar Chinese Spring chromosome 7B, IWGSC CS RefSeq v2.1, whole genome shotgun sequence genome window below encodes:
- the LOC123158340 gene encoding putative FBD-associated F-box protein At5g56390: MEKMQEERRPKLSGAADAGGGEDRLGALHDDILIRILLKSDDAATAARTSVLARRWRHLWALLPALYFFRPTDPRRIRSALAAHEAPVLQALAVIAQGDSPGSAGAWLPIAARRLSGTLVFRVLRRSIAIAKKRAALKLPCFENATKIVLRLGFLRLALPPCGVFTRIHLLMLMEVRLRGPCGLGEAVSSPRCPSLRRLVVKDAHGLGDLTIHSECLQKLELFRLPDLQSLTVVAPALQLLKLDHCFVLCSRQPVANISAPHLMWLAWMDNYDQNSVQLGEMAYLQSLVTQHFIMYGEDYHSSHNRNGVCLLRHFEHLHRLVLTLQCPKDIANKKYFMEQITRLPDIKLLELGITACGHSFGASLFHVMRMCTAIRALVLGLNVTLEDEEETVCPSDCICDQPPSWKTKELVLNRLEVIEIYGFRGTEHEINAVKQICSWATVLRRMTVKFHDSITENKAEVLCELLVTFSRLGLDMVFIYRMQ; the protein is encoded by the exons ATGGAGAAGATGCAGGaggagcggcggccgaagctctCCGGCGCCGCGGATGCCGGAGGCGGCGAGGACCGCCTCGGCGCGCTGCACGACGACATCCTCATCCGCATCCTCCTCAAGTCCGACGACGCAGCCACAGCCGCTCGGACCAGCGTCCTCGCCCGCCGCTGGCGTCACCTCTGGGCCCTTCTCCCGGCGCTCTACTTCTTCCGCCCGACCGACCCGCGCCGCATACGCTCTGCCCTCGCGGCCCACGAAGCTCCGGTGCTCCAAGCGCTCGCCGTCATCGCACAGGGCGACTCTCCCGGATCCGCGGGGGCGTGGCTTCCCATTGCCGCGCGCCGCCTCTCCGGCACATTGGTTTTCCGCGTGCTGCGGCGGAGCATAGCCATAGCTAAGAAAAGAGCCGCCTTGAAGCTGCCGTGCTTCGAGAACGCCACCAAAATCGTGCTGCGACTAGGGTTTCTCCGCCTCGCGCTGCCGCCTTGCGGTGTATTCACCCGGATCCATCTTCTCATGCTGATGGAAGTCCGGCTGCGTGGTCCGTGTGGGCTCGGCGAGGCTGTCTCCTCGCCGCGGTGCCCATCCTTGCGGAGACTCGTCGTGAAGGATGCCCATGGCCTGGGCGACCTCACAATCCACTCAGAATGCCTTCAAAAATTGGAGCTATTTCGTCTGCCTGACTTGCAGAGTCTCACTGTCGTGGCGCCAGCACTCCAACTGTTAAAACTGGATCATTGCTTTGTTCTGTGTTCGAGGCAACCAGTTGCCAACATCTCAGCCCCTCATCTGATGTGGCTCGCGTGGATGGATAATTATGATCAAAACTCTGTCCAGCTTGGTGAGATGGCATACCTGCAATCGCTTGTTACCCAACATTTTATCATGTATGGAGAGGATTACCATTCTTCACACAATCGCAATGGTGTGTGTCTTTTGCGGCACTTTGAGCACCTCCACCGTCTTGTTCTCACACTTCAATGTCCTAAG GACATAGCAAACAAGAAATACTTCATGGAGCAAATAACAAGGCTTCCTGACATTAAATTATTGGAACTGGGAATAACAGCATGTGGACATTCCTTTGGAGCCAGCTTATTCCATGTTATGAGGATGTGTACTGCAATAAGAGCGCTAGTTCTTGGACTTAATGTCACACTTGAAGATGAG GAAGAAACTGTGTGCCCGTCAGATTGCATTTGTGATCAGCCACCAAGCTGGAAAACCAAGGAACTCGTGCTGAATCGCCTTGAAGTAATAGAAATCTATGGCTTCAGAGGAACTGAACATGAAATCAATGCCGTGAAACAGATATGCAGTTGGGCAACCGTGCTAAGAAGGATGACAGTGAAGTTCCATGACTCGATCACTGAAAACAAGGCTGAAGTGCTCTGCGAGTTGTTAGTAACCTTCTCTAGGCTAGGATTAGACATGGTTTTTATTTATAGGATGCAGTGA